The Legionella busanensis genome window below encodes:
- a CDS encoding LexA family protein, with the protein MDALITIKKNKEPLTKATIIAKFDTTSATSAQRFPLYGSKVAAGFPSPADDYLELTLDLNEYLIKHPSATFMVRAQGDSMRDAGIHNGDLLIVDRSVEATHDKIVIAAINGELTVKRLFRKDGLVRLIPANKTYSPIDITEEVDLVIWGVVTHIIHQAL; encoded by the coding sequence ATGGACGCCCTAATAACAATAAAAAAGAATAAAGAACCTTTAACGAAAGCTACTATTATTGCTAAGTTTGATACTACAAGCGCAACATCGGCTCAGCGTTTCCCGCTTTATGGGAGTAAAGTTGCTGCTGGTTTCCCTTCACCTGCTGATGATTATCTCGAACTAACGCTCGATTTAAATGAGTATTTAATCAAACATCCTTCTGCTACCTTTATGGTGCGAGCGCAAGGTGATTCAATGCGTGATGCCGGTATCCATAACGGCGATTTACTCATTGTTGACCGAAGTGTTGAGGCAACCCATGATAAAATTGTGATTGCGGCTATCAATGGTGAATTAACCGTTAAACGTTTATTTCGAAAAGATGGCTTGGTTCGCTTAATACCTGCTAATAAGACTTACTCACCGATTGACATCACTGAAGAGGTAGATCTCGTTATTTGGGGTGTCGTTACCCATATTATTCATCAGGCCTTATAA
- a CDS encoding GNAT family N-acetyltransferase produces MHTIFCPSRMNDFEVKLLTQNSLQELQAFIDLFNDFFQLCEGKKGSAAGILTACPPTKDIQQDKFVLGFYQKEHLLGLIDLIANYPQNSTWTIGYLLIHPSYQRQGLGAQFFHVLEQAISPNKMRCVVQEQNERAFKFWQTLGFKMVYQREDNLGKLVNKTFVLEKGRLV; encoded by the coding sequence TTGCACACCATTTTTTGTCCGTCACGCATGAATGACTTTGAAGTGAAGCTCTTAACTCAAAATTCATTGCAAGAGTTACAAGCCTTTATTGATTTGTTTAATGACTTTTTTCAATTATGTGAAGGCAAGAAAGGCTCAGCAGCAGGAATATTAACCGCCTGTCCCCCAACTAAAGACATTCAACAAGACAAGTTCGTCTTAGGATTCTATCAGAAGGAACATTTGCTAGGTCTTATTGATTTAATTGCTAATTATCCTCAAAATTCTACTTGGACAATTGGTTATCTTTTAATTCATCCAAGCTATCAACGCCAAGGCTTAGGTGCCCAATTTTTCCATGTACTTGAACAAGCTATTTCACCCAATAAAATGCGCTGTGTTGTACAAGAGCAGAATGAACGAGCGTTTAAATTTTGGCAAACCCTAGGTTTTAAAATGGTGTATCAGCGGGAAGACAACTTAGGAAAATTGGTTAACAAGACTTTTGTTTTAGAAAAAGGTCGTCTGGTTTAA
- a CDS encoding ankyrin repeat domain-containing protein, with translation MAFNIQVITKASQEESIKIALTELEKKYPFEYNHANRFDAYQVGLFYLACQNNQFNLVRSLLKQENIDINKTSVQGITPLFLACEYGHTTIVSELLKHQKIDINKATNEGATPLYIACQNGHFDIVCELLEQKNIEINKFTKYGATPLFAACRNGHMAIVCKLLEQKNIDFNKEDNDGSTPLFIACQLGYIDIVQSYLN, from the coding sequence GTGGCTTTTAATATTCAAGTGATTACAAAAGCCAGTCAAGAAGAGTCTATTAAAATTGCTCTAACTGAGTTAGAAAAAAAATATCCTTTCGAGTACAACCATGCAAACCGATTTGATGCTTATCAAGTAGGCTTATTTTATCTAGCTTGCCAAAACAACCAATTTAATTTAGTACGAAGCTTACTTAAGCAGGAAAATATTGATATTAACAAAACAAGTGTTCAAGGTATTACTCCCTTATTCCTGGCATGCGAGTATGGACATACTACTATTGTTTCTGAATTACTTAAGCACCAAAAAATCGATATTAACAAGGCAACCAATGAAGGAGCTACGCCACTTTATATTGCCTGCCAAAATGGCCATTTTGATATTGTCTGTGAGCTGTTAGAACAAAAAAATATAGAAATTAATAAATTTACTAAATATGGAGCGACGCCACTGTTCGCAGCCTGCCGTAATGGGCATATGGCTATTGTCTGTAAGTTACTTGAACAAAAAAATATTGATTTTAATAAAGAAGATAATGATGGATCAACCCCGTTGTTTATCGCTTGTCAACTAGGTTATATTGATATTGTCCAAAGTTACTTAAACTAA
- a CDS encoding ankyrin repeat domain-containing protein yields the protein MDVNKPDIYGATPLYIACEQGHMNIVQALLEQKNININQAYNGATPLWTACQKGHTDIVYRLLAQKGIEINTETKPGVTPFYIACQNGFTSIVCKLLEQKIIDINKINYNGFTPLYIAYINGHIDIVFELLKQENININEQYDNGATLLFNACKNGHTDIVQALLKQKNIEMNIATNDNTTPFL from the coding sequence ATTGATGTTAATAAACCGGATATTTATGGGGCAACACCACTTTATATAGCCTGCGAGCAGGGACATATGAATATAGTTCAAGCATTGCTTGAGCAAAAAAATATTAATATTAACCAAGCATATAATGGCGCAACACCCCTTTGGACGGCCTGCCAAAAGGGGCATACTGATATTGTTTATAGGCTGCTTGCTCAAAAGGGAATTGAAATTAATACTGAAACTAAACCTGGGGTTACTCCATTTTATATCGCTTGCCAGAATGGATTTACAAGTATTGTATGTAAACTGCTAGAGCAGAAAATTATTGATATTAATAAAATTAATTATAATGGTTTTACACCACTTTACATTGCCTATATAAATGGTCATATTGATATTGTTTTCGAGTTACTTAAGCAGGAAAACATCAATATTAATGAGCAGTATGACAATGGTGCTACATTGCTTTTCAATGCTTGTAAAAATGGACATACGGATATAGTTCAAGCATTGCTTAAGCAAAAAAATATTGAAATGAACATAGCAACTAATGACAACACAACCCCCTTTTTATAG
- the ltrA gene encoding group II intron reverse transcriptase/maturase produces MTDVTLTGASSAKQLDWAAINWKIIECNVKRLQMRIAKATREGRPGQVKALQWLLTHSKSAKLLAVKRVTTNRGAKTPGTDRVVWRNSKQKYKAAMQLKRKSYQAQPLRRVYIPKRNGKQRPLGIPTMQDRAMQALYTMALEPVAETTGDKHSYGFRRMRSTADAVRQCFNVLAPKGAAQWVLEADIKSCFDHISHEWITQNIPLDKRVLQEWLKSGYVEQKKWFNTDAGTPQGGIISPMLANMVLDGLERAIKAGTKKSDKVNLVRYADDFIISGASEKVLMKVKSEVQTFLAAHGLTLSEEKTKITAISNGFNFLGFNVRRYNNSKTLVKPSKESIKDFLNKIRALIKSKPSVKASVLISQLNPVISGWANYYKHCVAQKAFAYVDSHIFRSLWRWAKKRHPNKSANWVREKYFRTRNQRQWVFSTTTITRSGVKEWQDIFIASSVPIRRHIKIRTDVNLFDSKDADYFTSRMLRYKQSRIVV; encoded by the coding sequence ATGACGGATGTAACACTAACCGGTGCATCTTCAGCAAAGCAACTTGATTGGGCTGCCATTAATTGGAAGATAATTGAGTGCAATGTCAAACGACTGCAAATGCGTATTGCAAAGGCAACGCGAGAAGGAAGACCAGGACAAGTCAAAGCCCTGCAATGGTTATTAACTCATTCAAAATCAGCTAAACTATTAGCTGTAAAACGAGTGACAACTAACCGTGGCGCCAAAACGCCTGGTACTGATCGTGTGGTTTGGCGAAATTCTAAACAAAAATACAAAGCAGCGATGCAGCTCAAACGTAAAAGCTATCAAGCACAACCGTTACGAAGAGTGTATATCCCCAAGCGCAATGGCAAGCAGCGACCCTTAGGTATTCCTACCATGCAAGATAGAGCGATGCAAGCTTTATATACGATGGCGTTGGAACCTGTCGCTGAAACTACAGGTGATAAGCATTCTTATGGTTTTCGTAGAATGCGCTCAACTGCAGATGCCGTTCGCCAATGCTTCAATGTGTTAGCTCCCAAAGGAGCCGCTCAATGGGTATTAGAGGCGGATATTAAAAGCTGTTTTGATCATATCAGCCATGAATGGATTACCCAGAATATCCCTTTAGATAAAAGGGTTTTGCAAGAATGGTTGAAATCAGGATATGTCGAGCAAAAGAAATGGTTTAACACGGATGCGGGAACACCACAAGGTGGAATTATCTCACCTATGTTAGCAAACATGGTATTAGATGGATTAGAACGGGCAATTAAAGCAGGTACTAAAAAGTCTGATAAAGTGAACTTGGTGAGATATGCTGATGATTTTATTATTTCGGGCGCATCAGAAAAAGTGCTCATGAAAGTCAAGTCAGAAGTACAAACATTTCTAGCAGCGCATGGTCTGACCCTATCGGAAGAGAAAACTAAGATCACGGCTATCAGCAATGGATTTAATTTCCTCGGTTTTAATGTGAGACGGTATAACAATAGTAAAACCCTTGTTAAACCTTCCAAAGAAAGTATCAAAGACTTTTTGAATAAAATCCGAGCGTTGATAAAATCCAAGCCTTCTGTCAAAGCATCAGTATTAATTAGTCAGCTCAATCCTGTTATTAGTGGATGGGCAAACTACTATAAGCACTGTGTTGCGCAAAAGGCTTTTGCTTATGTTGACTCGCACATATTCAGGTCATTATGGCGATGGGCTAAGAAGAGACATCCTAACAAATCTGCAAATTGGGTGAGAGAAAAGTATTTTCGTACACGCAATCAAAGACAGTGGGTGTTCTCAACTACAACCATTACTAGGTCAGGGGTTAAAGAATGGCAAGATATCTTTATTGCCAGTTCAGTTCCCATCAGGCGACATATTAAAATTCGCACTGATGTTAATCTCTTTGACTCAAAAGATGCCGATTATTTTACCTCAAGAATGCTGAGGTATAAGCAATCACGTATTGTTGTTTAA
- a CDS encoding ankyrin repeat domain-containing protein: MKGGFTEAVLSLLQHKNIAINQTDEDGATPLLVACQNGHIDIVRVLIQQEKIDISRPDNHGRTPLSVACENADYEMAYTINKCRSSNR; the protein is encoded by the coding sequence GTGAAAGGAGGATTTACCGAGGCCGTTCTTAGTTTACTTCAGCACAAAAATATTGCTATTAACCAAACAGATGAAGATGGTGCAACGCCACTTTTAGTCGCATGTCAAAATGGTCATATCGATATTGTCCGAGTTCTTATACAGCAGGAAAAGATTGATATAAGTAGGCCAGATAATCATGGCAGAACGCCTCTTAGTGTTGCTTGTGAAAATGCAGATTACGAGATGGCCTATACTATTAATAAGTGCAGGTCATCCAATAGATAA
- a CDS encoding helix-turn-helix domain-containing protein produces the protein MSNTPTKNLHALIRNQRLNILTLSKESDIPQPTLHHLLSGKTKKPRRALLQKLAHFFDVSIPALLEIELTNELANSVKRLPILNWNEDTLNFSKQSEIDNEFIVGSYPEENFAFFINKKFCHSP, from the coding sequence ATGAGTAATACACCAACCAAAAACTTACATGCGTTAATCAGGAACCAGCGGCTAAACATTTTAACGCTTTCCAAAGAGTCTGACATTCCTCAACCGACCCTACACCATCTTTTATCCGGCAAAACTAAAAAGCCAAGAAGGGCGCTTCTGCAAAAGTTAGCTCACTTTTTTGATGTTTCAATTCCAGCCCTATTAGAGATAGAGCTAACTAATGAGCTTGCAAATTCTGTTAAAAGACTTCCCATTTTAAACTGGAATGAAGATACATTAAATTTTTCTAAGCAATCAGAAATAGACAACGAATTTATAGTTGGCTCGTATCCTGAAGAAAATTTTGCCTTCTTTATAAATAAGAAATTTTGTCATAGCCCTTGA
- a CDS encoding endonuclease: protein MLALIFRYSMLENHTSFYGCPITIDKKSRRVEPADFAKGIVARANLFMAYKYGIDLSEAQRNLFIAWDKEFPPNANEKWWAEAVAKIEGYPNPYIINHELKNSCSLSK, encoded by the coding sequence GTGCTCGCTCTAATTTTTCGCTACAGTATGTTAGAAAATCATACTTCCTTTTACGGTTGCCCTATTACCATCGATAAAAAATCAAGACGGGTTGAGCCTGCAGATTTTGCAAAAGGAATCGTCGCACGTGCTAACCTTTTTATGGCCTATAAATACGGTATTGATCTAAGTGAGGCACAACGAAATCTTTTTATTGCCTGGGATAAAGAATTTCCACCCAATGCGAATGAAAAATGGTGGGCAGAAGCGGTTGCTAAAATAGAAGGCTACCCTAATCCGTATATTATAAATCATGAATTAAAAAACAGTTGCTCTTTATCAAAATAA
- a CDS encoding Y-family DNA polymerase — protein MFALIDCNNFYASCERLFRPDLRTKPVVILSNNDGCVVARSNEAKALGIKMGEPYFKVKELCGLYDVTIFSSNYTLYGDLSARVMRVIEESWNNVEIYSIDEAFLDLSTLPKKDINAFCLTLQKKILQYTGIPTSIGIGHTKTLAKVANFVAKKKLNVPVFNIIGLETEWLDKIEVGDIWGIGRQWQRKLKGFGIITANQLASQNPHWIKSQFNVVLQRTVMELQGISCLSLETIEPKKSLVASCSFGLPQTNLIAIEEAISHHCATAWGKLRKQELVAHYMSVFLYTNRFDENLKPYSKSISFRLVNPTDDIRQLTSFAKHALKRLYKEGIPYKKSGIMLTELAPKSHRQMYLFHQPSDVIVAKSEKVMSLMESINKRYGTRTIRLAAEGFQKNWSMKREMKSPCYTTCWSELPCAKTK, from the coding sequence ATGTTTGCCTTAATTGACTGCAATAACTTTTATGCCTCTTGTGAGCGTCTCTTTCGACCTGACTTAAGAACGAAGCCTGTTGTTATTTTATCAAATAATGATGGCTGTGTTGTCGCACGCTCTAATGAAGCAAAAGCTTTAGGCATTAAAATGGGTGAGCCTTATTTTAAAGTAAAAGAATTATGTGGTTTATATGACGTCACGATTTTTTCGTCGAATTATACTTTGTATGGGGATTTATCAGCACGCGTTATGCGTGTCATCGAAGAGTCATGGAATAATGTTGAAATTTATTCCATTGATGAAGCTTTTCTTGATTTATCGACGCTTCCAAAAAAAGACATTAATGCTTTTTGCCTAACCCTTCAGAAGAAGATTTTACAATATACCGGTATCCCAACATCCATAGGTATAGGTCATACTAAAACGTTAGCAAAAGTGGCTAACTTTGTTGCTAAGAAAAAATTAAACGTGCCTGTTTTTAACATTATAGGCCTTGAAACAGAATGGTTAGATAAAATAGAGGTCGGCGATATTTGGGGTATAGGAAGACAGTGGCAAAGAAAATTAAAGGGATTTGGTATAATAACAGCTAATCAGTTAGCAAGCCAAAATCCGCATTGGATTAAATCGCAATTCAATGTTGTCTTACAACGCACTGTCATGGAGCTTCAGGGTATTTCATGTCTTTCTCTTGAGACCATTGAGCCTAAAAAAAGCCTTGTTGCCTCATGCTCTTTTGGTCTGCCACAAACTAATTTGATAGCCATTGAAGAAGCCATCAGCCATCATTGCGCAACAGCCTGGGGCAAGCTTCGCAAGCAAGAGTTAGTCGCGCATTATATGTCAGTGTTTCTCTATACCAACCGTTTTGACGAAAACCTTAAGCCCTATTCTAAATCAATTAGCTTTCGATTAGTTAATCCAACTGATGATATAAGACAATTAACCTCATTTGCTAAACACGCATTAAAGCGACTCTATAAAGAAGGTATTCCCTACAAGAAAAGTGGCATTATGTTGACAGAACTAGCACCTAAATCACATAGACAAATGTATTTATTTCATCAACCATCTGATGTCATTGTCGCTAAATCTGAAAAAGTTATGTCACTCATGGAGTCTATTAATAAACGATATGGTACACGCACTATTCGTCTTGCAGCCGAAGGCTTTCAAAAGAATTGGAGCATGAAGCGCGAAATGAAAAGTCCTTGTTATACAACGTGCTGGTCTGAATTACCTTGTGCTAAAACAAAATAA